In Marinomonas posidonica IVIA-Po-181, a single window of DNA contains:
- a CDS encoding mandelate racemase/muconate lactonizing enzyme family protein — protein MKITKIITHHLSHSLEHPFESASMRFLSREHLLVEIHCDNGLVGWGECLGNRLVNDALIKSMTPHLIGENALDIEPIWLKLYNVFRDQGQRGATINAISGIDIALWDLAGKYHQCPTYQLLGGAFRKKIPVYATGGFRMVGEDRIDSLLKEVSEYKTQGFNAVKIKIGFGVALDIESIKAVRNCLGSDIELMIDANHGYDAIDAARVANAVSDCNILWFEEPVTPESLSSYHRLRQTQPIPLAGGETWHTRWGINEALKQQTVDILQPDVCGVGGLSEARKILTLCDIHGVRCVPHVWGTGVALAAALHFHAVIPPNPPSYGNTPDSPRFEYDQTHNPFRQSIIRQPLTLNEGYLTVPSGHGLGIEIVREELSRYAPNS, from the coding sequence ATGAAAATTACTAAAATCATCACTCACCATCTTAGTCATTCATTAGAACATCCCTTTGAATCCGCTTCGATGCGATTCTTATCACGGGAACATTTACTTGTTGAAATTCACTGTGATAATGGCCTAGTGGGTTGGGGAGAATGTTTAGGTAACCGTCTTGTCAATGACGCTTTAATCAAGAGTATGACACCTCACCTCATTGGTGAAAACGCCCTCGACATAGAACCTATCTGGCTCAAGCTTTACAATGTTTTTCGCGACCAAGGTCAGCGCGGAGCTACCATCAATGCCATCAGTGGTATTGATATCGCCTTATGGGATTTAGCAGGCAAATATCATCAGTGTCCGACTTACCAATTACTGGGTGGCGCTTTTCGAAAAAAGATCCCCGTATACGCCACGGGCGGCTTTCGTATGGTCGGAGAAGATCGGATCGACAGCCTTTTGAAAGAAGTCAGTGAATACAAAACACAAGGTTTTAACGCCGTTAAAATCAAGATTGGTTTTGGGGTCGCCTTAGACATTGAATCCATTAAAGCTGTTCGAAACTGTTTAGGTTCTGACATAGAACTGATGATCGATGCCAATCATGGTTATGATGCTATTGATGCAGCACGAGTTGCGAATGCCGTTAGTGATTGCAATATCCTTTGGTTTGAAGAACCGGTCACCCCTGAATCACTAAGCAGCTACCATAGGCTTAGACAAACTCAACCCATTCCATTGGCGGGCGGTGAAACCTGGCATACTCGCTGGGGGATCAACGAAGCACTCAAACAGCAGACCGTCGACATACTACAACCGGATGTGTGTGGTGTTGGTGGGTTAAGTGAAGCACGAAAAATCCTAACCTTGTGCGATATCCATGGGGTCCGTTGCGTACCGCACGTTTGGGGCACAGGTGTGGCTTTGGCCGCGGCCCTTCATTTTCACGCCGTTATTCCACCTAATCCGCCGTCTTATGGCAACACTCCAGATTCACCAAGGTTTGAATACGATCAAACGCACAACCCTTTCAGACAAAGCATTATCCGTCAGCCATTGACACTCAATGAGGGCTACTTAACGGTTCCTTCTGGACATGGTTTGGGCATAGAAATTGTGCGCGAAGAACTTAGTCGATACGCCCCAAATAGTTAA
- the epmA gene encoding EF-P lysine aminoacylase EpmA gives MYDAASWQPSADLSVLGKRAELFRSIRQFFAEREVMEVDTQCLSLASISDPHIDVLTANTHSMGQDLTYYLQTSPEYAMKRLLCAGAGSIYQLGKVFRAEEMGRRHSIEFTMLEWYRVGLDHWQLMAEIEALLQAVIAPSLQCDYLSYQQAFIDFTGLDPWQVSLDDLQACAHQATEYGLQETDRDTLLELIFASVIEPKIAQQQPCFIHSYPVSQAALAKLHNDSSGNLVAARFELYWQGMELANGYYELTDAQEQAARFAEDQAQRHLAGSAQRQFDERLITALAQGMPDCAGVALGVDRLLMLICGKKDIAEVLAFAHERA, from the coding sequence ATGTATGATGCCGCATCATGGCAGCCTAGTGCCGACCTTTCAGTGCTGGGTAAGCGTGCCGAGTTATTCCGCTCAATACGTCAATTTTTCGCAGAGCGCGAGGTGATGGAGGTCGATACTCAATGTTTGTCTCTTGCGAGTATTTCTGATCCACATATTGACGTGCTGACGGCCAACACCCACTCAATGGGGCAAGACCTTACCTATTATCTGCAAACTTCGCCAGAGTACGCCATGAAGCGCTTACTGTGCGCAGGAGCTGGCTCTATCTATCAGTTGGGAAAGGTGTTCCGAGCCGAAGAAATGGGGCGTCGTCACAGTATCGAATTTACCATGTTGGAATGGTATCGCGTTGGCTTGGATCATTGGCAATTGATGGCTGAAATAGAAGCCTTGTTGCAAGCTGTGATTGCACCGAGCCTACAATGTGATTACCTCAGTTACCAGCAAGCTTTTATCGACTTTACAGGGCTAGATCCTTGGCAGGTGAGTCTTGACGACTTGCAAGCGTGTGCGCATCAAGCAACCGAATACGGCTTGCAGGAAACTGACCGAGATACTTTATTGGAATTGATTTTTGCCAGTGTGATTGAACCTAAGATTGCTCAGCAGCAACCTTGCTTTATCCACAGTTATCCAGTGTCTCAGGCCGCACTGGCAAAGTTACATAATGATTCTTCAGGCAATCTTGTGGCGGCTCGATTTGAGCTTTATTGGCAAGGAATGGAGCTAGCAAATGGTTATTATGAGCTGACAGACGCACAGGAGCAGGCCGCTCGTTTTGCAGAGGATCAAGCACAAAGGCACCTAGCTGGATCAGCACAGCGTCAGTTTGATGAACGTCTGATTACGGCGTTGGCTCAGGGAATGCCAGATTGTGCCGGTGTGGCGTTAGGTGTTGATCGTCTGCTCATGCTAATCTGTGGCAAAAAGGACATTGCCGAGGTGCTGGCATTTGCTCATGAACGGGCTTAA
- a CDS encoding FadR/GntR family transcriptional regulator, with product MSALKQKKTSLPQQTAERIRQRISEQGMKAGDKLPTEPNLMSELSVSRTVLREAIASLKTEGLVKAKQGAGVFVSEPQQTISSLLRNSTQTLTDTIESLELRTAVEIEAVGLAVTRCSLAQEAEIYRCYDAYERKVHKSESAEQEDFEFHLAIAKATNNQHFVDFLEVLGRRTIPRARLREEAGLPRDPDIDKSLNREHKAILDAIGSRNSKAAKEAIRIHLNNGCERYRKLMREIQRAKS from the coding sequence ATGTCAGCACTGAAACAAAAAAAAACCAGCCTGCCACAACAAACCGCAGAAAGGATACGTCAGCGTATTAGTGAACAAGGCATGAAAGCCGGTGATAAATTGCCCACGGAACCGAACCTCATGTCCGAACTTTCGGTCAGTCGAACGGTGCTGCGTGAAGCCATTGCCAGCCTCAAAACGGAAGGGTTAGTGAAAGCCAAACAAGGTGCAGGCGTGTTCGTATCAGAACCTCAGCAAACAATTAGTTCTTTGCTACGTAACAGTACTCAGACACTGACGGATACGATTGAGTCGCTAGAATTAAGAACCGCCGTAGAGATAGAAGCGGTAGGCCTTGCCGTCACTCGATGCTCCCTTGCACAGGAAGCAGAAATCTACCGATGTTACGACGCTTATGAACGCAAAGTACATAAGAGTGAAAGCGCCGAACAAGAAGATTTTGAGTTTCATCTCGCCATTGCCAAAGCCACCAACAACCAGCATTTTGTTGACTTCTTAGAAGTGCTAGGCCGCCGCACGATTCCTCGTGCCCGTTTACGAGAAGAAGCTGGCCTACCAAGAGACCCTGATATTGATAAATCCCTTAATCGTGAGCACAAAGCCATCTTAGATGCGATCGGGTCGAGGAACAGCAAAGCCGCAAAAGAAGCCATTCGTATTCACCTCAATAATGGCTGTGAACGCTATCGAAAATTAATGCGTGAGATACAAAGAGCAAAGTCATAG
- a CDS encoding LysE family translocator, whose translation MQDIHYGLILIAAFVATASPGPATLAIAGSAMSSGRRHGVATAFGILTGSFIWSFSGAFGMAAVMYANAWLFDILRYFGAAYLLFLAFKSFKSVLHPKSITLEQIPSKSLKADYLRGLAIHLTNPKVILFFGALYSMGVPSTVDMDGLLSIIFLIGMQSMCLFLGYALLFSQAKIRTLYFRMSRVFDSLFTLFFGIAGIKILMSKLSA comes from the coding sequence ATGCAGGACATTCATTATGGTTTGATCTTAATTGCCGCCTTTGTGGCGACGGCCAGTCCTGGTCCTGCCACCTTAGCCATTGCTGGTAGCGCCATGAGTTCCGGACGTCGTCATGGTGTAGCAACAGCATTCGGCATCTTGACCGGCTCCTTTATTTGGTCTTTTTCAGGCGCGTTTGGTATGGCTGCGGTAATGTATGCCAATGCGTGGTTATTCGATATATTGCGTTATTTTGGTGCGGCTTATCTGCTGTTTTTGGCGTTTAAATCTTTCAAATCGGTTTTGCATCCTAAGTCAATCACATTAGAGCAAATACCCTCTAAGTCTCTTAAAGCGGATTATTTACGTGGCTTGGCAATTCATTTAACTAATCCGAAAGTCATTTTATTCTTTGGCGCCTTGTATTCTATGGGCGTGCCCAGCACGGTGGACATGGATGGATTGCTATCCATTATTTTTTTGATAGGTATGCAAAGTATGTGTCTTTTCCTTGGTTACGCTTTGTTGTTTTCGCAAGCGAAAATTCGGACCCTATATTTCAGAATGAGTCGGGTATTTGATAGCTTGTTCACGTTGTTTTTTGGCATTGCTGGAATAAAAATTCTGATGAGTAAATTGAGTGCTTAA
- a CDS encoding LysR family transcriptional regulator: MIEKNMDWNDLKFFLAVARHGGLSAAAKQCQRSPATLGRRMYELEKQMQQELFIRQDRGYLLTTDGQKLLSELTQIEALILRQTSPSETSRPLVKISAGSWTTLALIQHLDEFIGSPPDLLLRFVSEEKKLAISHREIVIGFRNQRPTEESLVCRKLAKVEFAPYSTKNAPNCWIKVIANTPSAQWLDQQKHLDIICETNTPRNSLDLALASKGIAVLPTFIGDTQTSLHRVDNIIEELSHDQWLVTHHEDRYLPEVRRLIQRIRLAMEPA; the protein is encoded by the coding sequence ATGATTGAAAAGAACATGGATTGGAATGACCTCAAATTTTTCCTCGCCGTTGCCAGACATGGAGGCCTGTCAGCTGCAGCAAAACAATGCCAACGCAGTCCTGCCACATTGGGCAGAAGAATGTATGAGCTTGAGAAACAGATGCAACAAGAGCTCTTTATCAGGCAAGATAGAGGCTATCTATTAACAACAGATGGACAAAAGTTACTCAGCGAATTAACACAAATAGAAGCGCTTATTTTGCGTCAAACATCACCATCAGAAACCTCACGCCCACTGGTAAAAATCTCCGCAGGCAGTTGGACCACTCTTGCATTAATACAACACTTGGATGAGTTTATTGGCTCGCCACCGGATCTGTTATTACGCTTTGTCTCAGAAGAAAAGAAACTCGCTATATCGCATCGAGAAATCGTAATAGGCTTTCGTAATCAACGCCCCACAGAAGAATCCTTGGTATGTCGAAAATTGGCAAAGGTAGAATTCGCTCCTTATTCGACAAAAAATGCGCCTAATTGCTGGATTAAAGTCATTGCCAATACCCCCTCGGCACAATGGCTAGATCAGCAAAAACACTTGGATATTATTTGCGAAACGAACACCCCTAGAAACAGCCTCGACTTGGCTCTTGCCAGCAAAGGCATTGCAGTCTTACCAACCTTTATTGGAGACACGCAAACTAGCTTGCATAGAGTTGATAATATCATCGAAGAACTTAGCCACGATCAATGGCTAGTCACTCACCATGAAGATCGTTATTTACCTGAGGTGCGACGTTTGATCCAGCGTATTAGGCTTGCGATGGAGCCAGCTTAA
- a CDS encoding ATP-binding protein → MSKLSDTLSEAAAVSVAPRKVIVLSLLATLLLVMVIIWKGGEALKNRQIDDLQLTSEEQLAQLASVIESAIAKYQHMPTLLATNGRVKKALRDGFYHDISQLNLELEQINRITEASDSYILNKDGLTIAASNYQSDASFIGNNFAFRPYFQQAIQGQPGRYYALGTTSNRRGYYFSYPVVDDEKIIGVAVVKVDISQFEKRFANQNYDFLLLDPDGVVFSSSRPSWLYQVLRGLSYSELKRIAESQRYKDRPIEKLPIAYQKPLGDKAMLVDVLEANPLNGELERHSYLKMSRPIQLLGFTISILSPLKLINEEIALWRAIFAGGITITGLLAGLALLRRRMLLERYNANEMARHNQAYIREVIQNTQAGLVTLDEKHCVESFNPAIERLVGQPLSALIGQPLQSLFRADDQTAFDRVWTADDELGIKVVTMEGRLQLDTADLVPVEMTLCEMKLLNRRSYLVTFHDMTERKRYEQEVMQAQLELEERVRERTFELEEANLLLRQEMAGHKDTQRELIQTAKLAVLGQLSAGLNHELNQPLTAIRAFAGNGLKFLARQNYQQAHSNLEQINQLGQHMSDIISRFKVFARKGNVQQGPIAVQSAIMGAIKIISPRYKEVGINLRMPDDQGYIVNGDMVFLEQVLVNLLANASDAILEACHGDLPARLRQVSITQSATDSEVIIHVLDSGEGLSDEAIKHLFEPFYTSKSSGVGLGLGLSISQRIVDAMGGQITAQNRAEGGAIFSVTLPRFQSPS, encoded by the coding sequence GTGAGCAAGTTATCTGATACGTTGAGTGAAGCTGCGGCTGTGTCTGTCGCGCCAAGAAAAGTCATTGTCCTGTCTTTGTTGGCAACTCTATTATTGGTGATGGTTATCATCTGGAAGGGTGGAGAGGCCCTAAAAAATCGCCAAATTGACGATTTACAACTAACTTCTGAGGAGCAGTTGGCGCAACTGGCCAGTGTGATTGAAAGTGCCATTGCAAAATATCAACACATGCCAACTTTATTGGCGACCAATGGTCGAGTTAAAAAAGCCCTACGAGATGGTTTTTACCATGATATTTCCCAGTTAAATCTCGAGTTGGAGCAAATTAACCGCATTACCGAAGCTTCTGACAGTTATATATTGAACAAAGACGGTCTCACCATAGCGGCATCAAATTATCAAAGTGATGCCAGCTTTATTGGTAATAATTTTGCTTTCAGGCCGTATTTCCAGCAAGCCATTCAAGGCCAACCTGGGCGTTATTACGCGCTGGGAACCACGTCTAATCGTCGTGGTTATTACTTTTCTTACCCTGTGGTGGATGACGAAAAAATCATTGGGGTGGCGGTGGTGAAGGTAGACATCAGTCAATTTGAAAAGCGCTTCGCCAATCAAAATTATGATTTTCTATTACTGGATCCAGACGGTGTTGTATTCAGTAGCTCGCGGCCTAGTTGGCTCTATCAAGTATTGCGTGGTTTGTCCTACAGCGAACTTAAACGCATTGCAGAATCTCAACGCTATAAAGATCGACCGATTGAGAAATTGCCCATTGCTTATCAGAAACCTTTGGGGGACAAGGCGATGCTGGTGGATGTGTTGGAAGCCAATCCGCTTAATGGTGAGTTGGAGCGACATTCGTACTTAAAAATGAGTCGTCCGATTCAGTTATTGGGCTTCACTATTTCGATTTTATCACCGTTGAAATTAATCAATGAAGAAATTGCCTTATGGCGAGCCATATTTGCCGGCGGCATAACCATTACTGGTTTGCTTGCTGGTTTGGCCTTATTGCGTCGTCGAATGCTGTTAGAACGTTATAATGCCAACGAGATGGCGCGTCACAATCAAGCCTACATTCGAGAAGTGATACAGAACACCCAGGCTGGATTGGTTACTTTGGACGAAAAGCATTGCGTTGAATCCTTTAATCCCGCCATTGAAAGACTGGTAGGACAACCGCTTAGTGCGCTAATAGGTCAACCTTTACAGAGCTTATTCCGTGCTGATGATCAGACAGCATTCGACCGGGTGTGGACGGCGGATGATGAGTTGGGCATTAAAGTGGTGACTATGGAAGGGCGTTTGCAATTGGATACAGCGGATCTGGTGCCTGTCGAAATGACGCTATGTGAAATGAAACTGCTTAATCGTCGTAGCTATTTGGTGACCTTTCATGACATGACAGAGCGCAAACGTTATGAGCAAGAAGTCATGCAAGCCCAGCTTGAGTTGGAAGAGCGCGTTCGCGAGCGTACCTTTGAACTCGAAGAGGCTAACCTTTTGTTGCGTCAGGAAATGGCGGGTCATAAAGACACGCAGCGAGAGTTGATTCAGACGGCTAAGTTAGCGGTACTTGGGCAATTAAGTGCTGGTTTAAACCACGAGTTGAACCAGCCATTAACCGCGATTCGCGCTTTTGCTGGCAACGGTTTGAAATTTCTTGCTCGGCAAAATTATCAACAAGCCCATAGCAACCTTGAGCAGATTAATCAGCTGGGTCAGCACATGAGTGATATCATCTCTCGGTTTAAAGTGTTTGCTCGAAAAGGCAACGTACAACAAGGTCCCATTGCGGTACAAAGCGCCATTATGGGGGCCATAAAGATCATTTCACCAAGGTACAAAGAGGTTGGTATCAATCTGCGGATGCCAGACGATCAAGGTTATATCGTCAATGGTGATATGGTTTTCCTTGAACAGGTCTTAGTGAATTTATTGGCTAATGCATCGGATGCGATATTGGAAGCTTGCCATGGTGATTTACCAGCAAGGTTGAGACAAGTCTCGATAACACAATCGGCTACGGATTCAGAGGTGATTATTCATGTCTTGGATTCAGGTGAAGGACTAAGTGATGAGGCCATTAAACACTTATTTGAACCTTTTTATACATCCAAATCTTCAGGGGTCGGGTTGGGCTTAGGCTTATCCATTAGTCAACGTATTGTGGATGCTATGGGCGGCCAAATTACCGCACAAAATCGAGCAGAAGGTGGGGCTATATTTTCCGTGACTTTACCGCGGTTCCAATCGCCATCCTGA
- a CDS encoding sigma-54-dependent transcriptional regulator, with protein sequence MTDKNQVILIDDEQAVRMAISQTLALEEFNVTEFASTQGVLEKLALDWPGVIVSDINLPGQSGLELFERVKKIDAEIPFILITGHGDISMAVSAIRDGAYDFIEKPFSNDDFLEVVRRASEKRLLTLENRNLRLELAAQNAPGPRIIGNTPGIHRLRQALLHVADTGADILIQGETGTGKELVARYIHEHSSRRGQPFVAINCGAVPDSIMESELFGHEKGAFTDAKEQRIGKLEHANGGTLFLDEIESMPMSMQIRLLRVLEERRLERLGSNKAIDLDLRILAATKLDLKQLSEGDSFREDLYYRLNVVRVDIPPLRERKDDISLLWQHFCLVATAQYKRESETLSAARMHSLLNYDWPGNVRELRNLAERYVLMGEAGSFEFDQIIINENNPGVMTLPEQLERFEKTLLEQELMRQKGSIKDTMDALGLPRKTLYDKMRKYDLDKDLYKQ encoded by the coding sequence ATGACGGATAAAAACCAAGTTATTTTGATAGACGATGAACAAGCCGTACGCATGGCCATTTCACAAACATTGGCGTTAGAAGAGTTTAATGTGACGGAATTTGCAAGTACTCAAGGCGTGTTAGAAAAGCTTGCACTAGACTGGCCTGGTGTCATTGTTAGTGACATCAATTTGCCAGGTCAGAGTGGTTTAGAGTTGTTTGAAAGGGTGAAGAAAATCGATGCGGAAATCCCTTTTATTCTGATTACAGGCCACGGTGACATTAGTATGGCGGTCAGTGCGATTCGAGATGGTGCGTATGATTTTATTGAAAAACCTTTCTCGAATGATGACTTTCTTGAGGTGGTTCGTCGCGCCAGCGAAAAGCGTTTGCTGACCCTAGAGAATCGTAACTTACGTTTAGAGTTAGCGGCTCAAAATGCCCCTGGTCCTCGTATTATTGGGAATACTCCCGGTATTCATCGGTTGCGTCAGGCGCTTTTACATGTAGCGGACACGGGGGCGGATATATTGATTCAGGGTGAAACGGGGACTGGCAAAGAGTTGGTAGCTCGTTACATTCATGAGCACAGTTCCCGTCGCGGTCAGCCGTTTGTGGCGATTAACTGTGGTGCCGTACCGGATTCTATTATGGAGTCAGAGTTATTTGGTCATGAAAAAGGCGCTTTTACCGATGCTAAGGAACAAAGGATTGGGAAATTAGAACATGCCAATGGTGGGACGTTATTTCTGGATGAAATTGAAAGTATGCCCATGTCGATGCAGATTCGTCTACTACGGGTGTTGGAAGAGCGTCGGTTGGAGCGGTTAGGGTCGAACAAAGCCATCGATCTGGATTTGCGAATTTTAGCGGCAACTAAGCTTGACCTAAAGCAGCTTAGTGAAGGTGACAGTTTTCGTGAGGACTTGTATTACCGTTTAAATGTCGTGCGGGTAGACATTCCGCCACTGCGCGAGAGGAAAGATGACATCTCATTGTTGTGGCAGCATTTTTGTTTGGTGGCGACGGCTCAATATAAGCGAGAATCTGAGACCTTATCAGCGGCTCGTATGCACAGCTTATTGAACTATGATTGGCCTGGCAATGTTCGTGAACTGCGTAATTTGGCAGAGCGTTATGTGCTGATGGGAGAAGCGGGTTCCTTCGAATTTGATCAAATCATTATCAATGAAAATAACCCAGGCGTCATGACTTTGCCAGAACAACTAGAACGGTTTGAAAAAACATTGCTGGAACAAGAATTAATGCGTCAGAAGGGATCAATTAAGGACACTATGGATGCGCTTGGGCTGCCCCGCAAAACCCTCTATGACAAAATGCGAAAGTACGACTTAGACAAAGACTTGTACAAACAGTAA
- a CDS encoding GGDEF domain-containing protein, producing MTPVVRHLLRTLGRAGLVSFLTVSAILISIVLDVVLASLFGFTLDIQRDVFMIIVIASIVTPVLSWYLVGLLLRVDTMEQKMTRLASTDSLTLVKNRGYFHKISLKALQHKFSMKDVPMAAFFVLDLDSFKEINDAHGHLCGDRVLVKFADILRALFKKPNVVGRLGGDEFAVLLTNATEQDAHQFAQEILNQVRKTLVDTESGQTSFTVSIGIAMFSGYGEQTFEKAFKVADKALYQAKGSGRDEYVVLPLD from the coding sequence GTGACTCCTGTTGTAAGGCATCTTCTTCGAACGCTTGGCCGAGCAGGCTTAGTATCGTTTTTAACGGTATCCGCTATTTTAATCTCCATTGTTTTGGATGTGGTGCTTGCGAGCCTATTTGGGTTCACACTCGACATTCAACGTGATGTCTTCATGATTATTGTGATCGCAAGTATCGTGACCCCTGTATTGTCTTGGTACCTTGTCGGCTTGCTCTTGAGAGTCGACACAATGGAGCAGAAAATGACCCGTCTTGCTTCTACTGATAGCTTAACATTAGTTAAGAATCGTGGTTATTTTCACAAAATAAGTCTTAAGGCATTACAGCATAAATTCAGTATGAAAGACGTCCCCATGGCGGCTTTTTTTGTGTTGGATTTGGACAGTTTTAAAGAAATTAATGATGCGCACGGTCATCTTTGCGGCGATCGAGTGTTGGTAAAGTTTGCTGATATTTTACGTGCACTTTTTAAAAAGCCCAATGTGGTTGGTCGTCTTGGTGGGGATGAATTTGCCGTTTTATTGACCAATGCAACAGAGCAAGATGCGCATCAATTTGCTCAAGAGATCCTAAATCAAGTAAGAAAGACGTTAGTGGATACTGAGTCTGGTCAAACAAGTTTTACGGTTAGTATTGGTATTGCTATGTTTTCTGGCTATGGCGAGCAAACCTTTGAAAAAGCCTTTAAAGTAGCCGACAAAGCACTGTATCAAGCAAAGGGCTCTGGCCGTGACGAATACGTGGTTTTGCCTTTAGATTGA
- a CDS encoding EamA family transporter, translated as MKLRDFCLLFALMALWGLNFSVIKLGVNNIDPLMLTALRFTFAVFPLVLFIKRPNVPWRYLMAYGLSFGVGVWGLTTLSIRLGLSAGMASLLLDMSVVSSLLVGYFVLKEKLTFNKLFGAGLALLGLLIIIRADGGAITMAGLLLVLLASVFWSVNGVIVKWANTREIFAFNLWGMLFAPVPLVLLSVMLNGPSVVTDLMTEFNQSALFSALFQAYPTTLLGYWLWNKMIVKYSISSVAPMTLLVPVFGLLGGHWFYDEVITVSQIVAGGLILAGLFISQITWTVFKVKRSTV; from the coding sequence ATGAAACTCAGGGATTTTTGCTTGTTGTTCGCTTTAATGGCCCTATGGGGATTGAACTTCAGCGTGATTAAGTTGGGGGTAAATAACATTGACCCTCTTATGTTAACGGCCTTGCGATTTACCTTTGCGGTATTTCCACTGGTGCTTTTTATCAAACGTCCTAATGTGCCGTGGCGTTACCTGATGGCTTATGGTTTGTCTTTTGGTGTGGGTGTCTGGGGCTTAACAACCTTATCGATTCGCCTAGGATTATCAGCAGGCATGGCGTCATTATTGTTGGATATGAGTGTCGTCAGTAGCTTGTTGGTGGGGTATTTTGTGCTTAAAGAAAAGCTGACTTTCAACAAGTTATTTGGCGCTGGATTGGCGTTGTTGGGATTGCTAATCATCATACGTGCCGACGGTGGTGCCATTACCATGGCGGGTCTTCTGTTGGTGCTGTTGGCGTCGGTTTTTTGGAGCGTCAATGGCGTGATTGTAAAATGGGCCAATACCCGTGAAATTTTTGCCTTTAATCTGTGGGGGATGTTGTTTGCGCCTGTGCCATTAGTGCTTTTATCTGTAATGCTGAATGGCCCTAGCGTTGTTACTGATTTGATGACGGAATTCAATCAATCGGCTTTGTTTTCCGCTTTGTTTCAGGCTTATCCCACCACTTTATTGGGTTATTGGTTATGGAATAAGATGATAGTGAAATACTCTATTTCCAGTGTAGCGCCCATGACTTTGCTGGTGCCTGTGTTTGGTTTATTGGGAGGTCATTGGTTTTACGATGAAGTGATTACGGTCAGTCAAATCGTTGCAGGCGGACTGATTCTTGCTGGGTTGTTTATCAGTCAAATAACATGGACTGTGTTCAAGGTAAAACGCAGCACTGTTTGA
- a CDS encoding amidohydrolase family protein — MTRLLSGTPPNVLLPKGSVDTHIHVYDAAHPNLPGGPKIPVDGANLADYQKVQTWLGLEKVVITQPNAYQTDNQVLLQAVQSLGDKARGIVVVTPETTEEELAQWHAMGARGARIMQLTQGAVRLKDLLNINAKVANFGWSCIVQFNGREILDHAPLLNKIQGNFSLDHHVKFLPPVATNSREFKQVLTLLDKGNCYYKIAACYESSASGGPNYEDVADMAKAAIQHAPERIIWGSNWPHVSGTPEEAPNDAALLDLVQSWIPDDKSRQAIFVDNPNRLYWS, encoded by the coding sequence ATGACACGTTTATTATCAGGTACACCACCTAACGTTCTCCTTCCAAAAGGCAGCGTCGATACCCACATTCATGTCTACGATGCGGCGCATCCGAACCTACCCGGCGGGCCTAAGATCCCAGTCGATGGGGCCAATTTGGCAGACTATCAAAAAGTTCAAACTTGGCTTGGCCTTGAAAAAGTCGTCATCACTCAACCCAACGCCTATCAGACCGACAATCAAGTGTTATTACAAGCCGTTCAATCGCTTGGCGATAAAGCCCGAGGCATTGTAGTGGTAACACCAGAGACAACGGAAGAGGAACTGGCTCAGTGGCATGCGATGGGCGCTAGAGGTGCCCGTATTATGCAGTTAACTCAAGGCGCGGTGAGACTCAAAGATTTACTCAATATCAATGCAAAAGTGGCCAACTTTGGTTGGAGTTGTATTGTGCAATTTAATGGCCGAGAAATTCTGGATCACGCCCCATTGTTGAATAAGATCCAAGGCAATTTTAGCTTAGATCACCATGTAAAATTTCTCCCACCCGTTGCCACCAATTCAAGAGAGTTTAAACAGGTATTAACGCTATTAGATAAGGGCAACTGCTATTACAAAATTGCCGCCTGCTACGAAAGCTCAGCCAGCGGCGGACCTAACTATGAAGACGTTGCAGACATGGCCAAAGCAGCTATTCAACATGCCCCTGAGCGCATTATATGGGGCAGTAATTGGCCGCATGTATCAGGCACACCAGAGGAAGCTCCCAACGATGCAGCCTTACTAGACCTAGTACAAAGCTGGATTCCAGACGATAAAAGTCGCCAAGCAATTTTTGTAGATAACCCAAATAGACTGTATTGGTCATAA